The following are encoded together in the Panicum virgatum strain AP13 chromosome 6K, P.virgatum_v5, whole genome shotgun sequence genome:
- the LOC120713738 gene encoding protein DETOXIFICATION 49-like, with protein sequence MCHCSEPTQCRHQALLPPTKACPALGDRPRPAGAGAEAASILRLAAPMVGAGLLMYMRSLVSMLFLGRLGRLPLAGGSLALGFANITGYSVLSGLAAGMDPVCGQAFGAGRTSVLAAALRRTVALLLAASVPIALLWLAMRRVLVAAGQEPDIAAAAYDFILCSLPDLAVQSFLHPLRVYLRAQSVTLPLTYAAAAALVLHVPVNCLLVRGLRLGVRGVALGAVCTNLNFLLFLVAYVYLSGLTHGNNDGDGKPAGACAAPAEDGAAVEWGSLLRLSVHSCMSVCLEWWWYEIMVLLCGVLADPKAAVAAMGILIQTTSLLYIFPHSLSCAVSTRVGHELGAGRPERARLAARVGLGCGAALGLVACAFAASVRGVWARMFTADAAILQLASVALPILGAAELGNCPQTAGCGVLRGSARPGKAARINVSAFYGVGMPAALALAFRPARLDFPGMWVGMLAAQLVCAALMLHAVLGTDWAEQAARARHLTTGGGGGVTVVVADVRSGHADAAKVKADNGVLVVTLLT encoded by the coding sequence ATGTGCCACTGCTCCGAGCCGACACAATGCCGCCACCAGGCCCTGCTCCCGCCAACCAAGGCCTGCCCCGCCCTGGGTGACCGCCCGAGGccggccggagccggagccgaggCGGCGTCCATCCTACGCCTCGCCGCGCCCATGGTCGGCGCCGGGCTGCTCATGTACATGCGCTCCCTCGTGTCCATGCTCTTCCTGGGGCGGCTCGGCCGCCTgcccctcgccggcggctcCCTCGCGCTCGGCTTCGCCAACATCACCGGCTACTCCGTGCTCtcgggcctcgccgccggcatggACCCCGTGTGCGGCCAGGCGTTCGGCGCCGGCCGCACctccgtcctcgccgccgcgctccgccgcaccgTGGCGCTGCTCCTGGCCGCGTCCGTGCCCATCGCCCTGCTCTGGCTCGCCATGCGCCGCgtgctcgtcgccgccggccaggagcccgacattgccgccgccgcgtacGACTTCATCCTGTGCTCGCTCCCGGACCTCGCCGTGCAGTCCTTCCTCCACCCGCTGCGCGTCTACCTCCGCGCGCAGTCCGTCACGCTCCCGCTcacgtacgccgccgccgccgcgctcgtgcTCCACGTCCCCGTCAACTGCCTCCTCGTGCGGGGCCTCCGCCTGGGGGTACGCGGCGTCGCGCTCGGCGCCGTCTGCACCAACCTCAACTTCCTGCTGTTCCTTGTCGCCTACGTCTACCTCTCCGGGCTAACGCACGGCAACAATGACGGCGACGGCAAGCCGGCAGGCGCATGCGCGGCGCCGGCCGAGgatggcgccgccgtcgagtgGGGATCCCTGCTGAGGCTCTCCGTGCACAGCTGCATGTCGGTGTGCCTGGAGTGGTGGTGGTACGAGATCATGGTGCTCCTCTGCGGCGTCCTCGCCGACCCCAAGGCGGCAGTGGCCGCCATGGGGATCCTCATCCAGACCACGTCGCTGCTCTACATCTTCCCACACTCCCTCAGCTGCGCCGTGTCCACGCGCGTCGGGCACGAGCTCGGCGCGGGGCGGCCTGAGCGCGCGCGCCTCGCGGCCCGCGTCGGCCTCGGCTGCGGCGCCGCGCTGGGGCTCGTGGCGTGCGCGTTCGCGGCGTCCGTGCGGGGGGTGTGGGCGCGGATGTTCACTGCCGACGCTGCCATCCTGCAGCTGGCGTCCGTGGCGCTGCCCAtcctcggcgcggcggagctgggcAACTGCCCGCAGACGGCCGGCTGCGGCGTGCTCCGCGGCAGCGCGCGCCCCGGGAAGGCGGCGAGGATCAACGTCTCGGCCTTCTACGGCGTCGGCATGCCCGCCGCGCTGGCGCTCGCGTTCCGGCCCGCCCGGCTCGACTTCCCCGGCATGTGGGTCGGCATGCTCGCCGCGCAGCTGGTGTGCGCGGCGCTGATGCTACACGCCGTGCTGGGCACGGACTGGGCAGAGcaggccgcccgcgcgcgccacctgacgaccggcggcggcggcggcgtcacggTCGTCGTCGCCGACGTCAGAAGCGGGCATGCAGATGCGGCCAAAGTAAAGGCGGACAACGGCGTCCTCGTGGTGACCCTGCTAACTTGA
- the LOC120713742 gene encoding BAG family molecular chaperone regulator 1-like, with protein sequence MMRGAREQRVAFSPMKEAAAVPKEEVWEVRPGGMLVQKRSPDADPPPGGAPVPTIRVKVKFNGVYHEIYINAQASFGELKKLLSEKTGLHPDDQKVVYKDKERDSKAFLDMAGVKDRSKMLMLEDPAAKAKRLLEERRTSKAERAAKAVARVALDVDKLATKVSALETIVSKGGKVVDADVVALTEALMNELVKLDSIAADGEVKAQRRAQEKRVQKHVETLDAIRAKNNKASGKARPPHLPPRPPPVAQRRQFQPPVPTTATAPAPQTQTASWETFDLLSSVPSTSAAPVTTMAPATTTTPSPRFEWELF encoded by the exons ATGATGCGCGGGGCCAGGGAGCAGAGGGTGGCCTTCTCGCCGAtgaaggaggccgcggcggtgccCAAGGAGGAGGTGTGGGAGGTCCGGCCGGGGGGCatgctggtgcagaagcggagCCCCGACGCGGACCCGCcccccggcggcgcgcccgtGCCCACCATCCGCGTCAAGGTCAAGTTCAACGGCGTCTACCACGAGATCTACATCAACGCCCAGGCCTCCTTCG GCGAGCTGAAGAAGCTGCTGTCGGAGAAGACGGGCCTGCACCCGGACGACCAGAAGGTGGTGTACAAGGACAAGGAGCGCgactccaaggcgttcctcgacATGGCCGGCGTCAAGGACCGCTCCAAGATGCTCATGCTCGAGGACCCCGCCGCAAAGGCCAAGCGCCTCCTCGAGGAGCGCCGGACCAGCAAGGCCGAGCGCGCCGCCAAGGCCGTCGCGCGCGTCGCGCTCGACGTCGACAAGCTCGCCACCAAG GTGTCGGCGCTGGAGACGATCGTGAGCAAGGGCGGCAAGGTGGTGGACGCCGACGTGGTGGCGCTGACGGAGGCGCTGATGAACGAGCTGGTGAAGCTGGACTCTatcgccgccgacggcgaggtGAAGGCGCAGCGGCGGGCGCAGGAGAAGCGGGTGCAGAAGCACGTGGAGACGCTGGACGCCATCCGCGCCAAGAACAATAAGGCGAGCGGCAAGGCGCGGCCGCCGCAcctcccgccgcgcccgcccccgGTGGCGCAGCGCCGGCAGTTCCAGCCGCCGGTGCCCACCACGGCGACGGCCCCGGCGCCGCAGACGCAGACGGCGAGCTGGGAGACGTTCGACCTCCTGTCGTCGGTGCCGTCGACGTCGGCGGCACCCGTGACGACCATGGCCCCTGCGACCACCACCACGCCGTCCCCGCGGTTCGAGTGGGAGCTCTTCTAG